From the genome of Candidatus Hydrogenedentota bacterium:
TGCACACGTTTTTGAACGACGACACCTTTGCCGCCGTCTATACAACGAACATGCTGATGCGTTCGGCGGACATCCTCTTGACGAAGCCGAGCGAGCTGGCCTTTTATCCCGTGCCGACGCTCTTCCTGCCCCGAGTGGGCGGACACGAGGCATGGGGCGCCATCCATGCGTCCGAACTCGGTTACGGCACTTCGGAATGCACGTCGGCGGCCATGGTGCTCCAGACGCTCGATCTCATGATTTCCGAGGACGATTTATTAACCCTCTATTGCGAAAATATCGTAAAACTCAAGCATCAAGGCGTTTTCAACGGCGCCTATCGTGTCATTGAACTGGCTTTGGAGAGACGGCGATCGTAGCCAATCCTTCGGCAGGACATCTCGCAGTTTGCCGAAACTCAGGGGCATGGCCGATGTGATGGGCACGGTTACATGAATCGGCCGTCAGTAGGAAGAAAACTCCTTTTCCATGCAGACATGACCCTCCAAGAACGCTTTCGCCAATTGTGGAAAAATCTCAAGTCTTTTGAAATCAATTAATTGCGAAATTTCCCCGATCATGGCACAGGCGTTGCTATCCTTGTAAGCAACATGGTGTCGGATGACGAGGAAAGGAGGGAAAGACAGGCATGGCATTCGAGGGCGTGGACACGCTGCGATTGTTGGTAACAGGCATGAAGGTGGCCCGCGAAAACCACCGGATCATTGCCAACAACATCAGCAATGTGGACACCCCGGGTTTCAATCCCACCCAACTGGACTTTCAGACAACCTTGCGCAACATGCTCGATGGCGAGGGGCGCGTTTCACTCCGCAAAACCCAGCCCCGGCACATCGAAAGAAGCGCATTTCGCCCGGATTTCGAACGTCTTGCATTTTTCTCCAAGAATGACTACAATAAAGTTGACTTGGAAGAAGAAATGGCAAATCTTGATATGAATACCGGACGATATACAATATATGGTAGTCTGGTGGTCAAACAATTTGAGATGGCAAAAAATCTGTTGACAACGTTACGCTGACTGGACTATGATGCAGCACAGTGAAAAGGGCCGGCGATGATACGGGAAATTTCGGCCAAGGAAATAGCCGTGAGCGGGTTGAAAGCCCAGCGTGCGCGGATGAATGTCATAGCGAACAACATCGCCAATGCCGAGTCCACCCGGACCGCGAAAGGCGGCGCGTTCCGCCGCCAGTTGGCGGTATTTCGCGGCGGAGAATGGGCGCCCGGCGCCAAGGCATCGGAATTGGGCGTTCGGGTGACGAGGGTGGCGGCGGATCCGTCGCCCCTGCGAATGGTGTATGATCCGGGCCATCCGGATGCGAACACGGATGGATACGTGGCGTATCCGAACGTGAGCATTGCGGTCGAGATGGCGGATCTGGTTTCCGCGCAACGGGCGTACGATGCAAATATCAGTGTAATTTTGTCGGATAAACGAATGACACAGAAGGCGCTGGAGATCATCCAAGTATGATCTTGGCAATGAACCAACATGGCTGATCCAATGGTGCAGGGAGTCACGCTTCAGCCGGGGCGGGTGGACGCGCTTCAGCCGCTTCCGCCCCGAACGCCTGCGCCGGGCCGTCCGGACGGTTCCTTCAAGAACGTCTTGATGGATGCGATTACCGAGGTGCAGCGTTTGCAGACTGAGGCGGACACGACCATTCGCCGGCTGGTGTCCGGCGAGATCAAGGATGTAACTGAGACGATGGTGGCCGTCGAACGCGCGGACATCTCGTTTCAGACGTTGATGGCGGTGCGCAACAAGATGCTTGCGGCCTATGAAGAAGTGATGCGGATGCAAGTGTAGCGCGCCGCGGCAAGACCGGACCGCAGCCGGAAGGCCGGTTCGGACCAGCGCGGAGGTGACAGTTGAAGCCCCTGAATGCGTATGGCGTGTTCGAGCGTGTATGACGTTTAGGGGCCGGTTTTTCCCGAGACGGGCGGAGCGGGCCGTTTGTCTTCGGGGTCCTTGTTTGCGACGCCACGAGCGGGCAAGCAGGGTGGGGCTGCGCGACGAGGGAATGCGGCGATAATACCATCGCCCTGTGGAAGGCCGTCCACGATGTGGGCGGCGAAGAGAAGAGGTGTAGCCCGTGGATTTTCTGCGCCAGCTCATAAGCGGCCTCGTGCAGATGTGGCAACGGCTGAATGCCAGCGCCCGCATCAATATTGTTCTAGCCTTGCTGGCGACCATTGCCCTGATTGGGATCATGGTTGCGACTTCGGGACGCGCGGTGTATGTGCGGCTTTATGACGGCATCAATCCCGACGAATTGCCCAAGATTGCGGATGCCCTGTCCGCGGAGCGCATTTCGTACCGTCTGGCGGACAACGATCAGACGATTCTGGTGCCGCAAAACGACCGTTCCCGGGCAAGAATGGCGTTGAGCGGCAAGGGCCTTCCCGCCGTCCAAGGACGGGTGCCCGGCTTTGAACTGTTCAAAGAGCAGGACATCATGTCCAACCGGTGGATGCAGGATGTGAAATACATGCGTGCGGTTCAGGGCGAACTTCAACGCCAGTTGGACGAGTTCGATTTTGTCAATAAATCATTTGTATTTATTCGCGAGGCCAAAGACGAACTGTTCACGACGCAGCAGCGTCCATCCAAGGCGGCCGTGACACTCGACGTCCGGCGTAAACCGAACCGCGCGGAAATCAAGGCGATTTTGCATACCATCAGCAGTTTCGGGGGAGCCAATCTGGGTCTTGACAATATTACACTGGTCACAACCGACGGTACCCCCCTGCATTTGCCACCAACGAGCCAGTTTGCATCCATTGCAAACTCGAAACTGGAATACATCGCCGAACTGGAAAAACAACGCGAGGAACGGGTGTTGCGCGATTTCGAGCGCCTCGGCGTCCAAGCCCTTGTCAAGGTGAGCGCGGTGGTTGATTTCGACCAGCAGACCGAGACGGTAACGCTCGCCGAGGAAGGCACGCCCATCAGCACGTATACGACGAGCACCACCACGTCGAACCGGGAATCTTTGGCGCAGGGCGCGCCGGGAGCCATCGCCAATTTGCCCGAAGGGTCCGCGACGCCGGGCGGAAACGAAAACAAGGAGGAAACCACGGAGCAAATACAGAATTTCCAGCCCAGCACGACCGAGACGAAAACAGTGCGCGAACCGGGCAAGGTCAAACAGTATATTGTCAGTGCATTGATAGAAGGCGATGTAAAGAAGAGTACGGACGCGTCGGGCGTTGAGACGACGGAATACATCGGTTTGTCGCCCGAACGCAAAAAGATCTATGAGGATTACATTCGGGCGGCGGTGGGAGAAGGCGAGACGCCGACTGAAATTACGGTAAACGATCAGCCGTTCAACGTGGCCCGGCTGACCGATGCGACCGGCGCGTTTCAGGCCATCGAGTCGGCAAAAAACATGGACCGCATGTTACAATACGGTACGGATGCCGGCAAGGTGTTGCTGGTGATAGCGGGTTTCCTGCTGGTGCGACGTTTTCTTCGCCGGGCGATTGTGACGCCGGTTGAAGAGGCGGCGTCCGAGGTTCCGATCGAGGAACCGATTCGGCTCGACATAGGACCGAGCGCGGAAGATCGCCGGCGCGAGGAAATCGCGTCCGAAGTGTCGCGGTTGTCGGAAACGGAACCGGATTCGGTGGCCGCCGTTATACGATCATGGCTGGCGCAAGAGGATTAGGCTTACGCTAAAGCAGCGGACAAAAACGGAAACGTCCGGACCGTCGGGCCGGGAAAAGGCGGCCATTCTGCTGGCCTGTCTGGGCCCTAAGGCGGCCGGCAAGGTGTTGTCGTCGTTGAACGAGGACGAAGTCGAGCAGTTGACGCTTGATCTTTCGAGTCTCGGCCCCGTCGAGCCGGATGTCCGGATGCAGGTCATGGAAGAATTCTACCGAATGGCCATGGCCAAGCGTTTCGTTTCGCAGGGCGGCATTGATTTCGCGCGCAATCTGTTGGAAAACGCCTTTGGCAACGAACGGGCGCTGGAGATTCTCACGCGGTTGCAAAGCAGTCTCCAGGAGGTGCCGTTCGAGTTTTTGAAGCGGGCCGATCCCGCGCAAATTTGCAGTTTCATCCAGGATGAACATCCGCAGACGATAGCGTTGATTCTGGCCCATTTGAATCCCCAGATATCCTCCGTCATCCTTTCGTCCCTTCCCCAGGAAATCCGGGCGGATGTTGTGGTGCGCATTGCGGCGATGGATCGCACGCCGCCGGAAATCGTGCGTGAGGTCGAACGCGTGCTTGAGCGCAAGATGGCTTCTGTTTTCAGCCAGGGCTTTACGTTTGCGGGCGGAGTGAAGGAAGTGGCCGAGATTCTGAACCGGATCGATCGCAACGCCGAAAAAACGATCATGGCCGATTTGGAAGAACGGGATCCCGAACTGGCGGATGAGATTGCCCGCCTGATGTTCACGTTCGACGATTTGGTCTACGTGGAAGACGGCGGCATCCAGAAGGCCTTGCGGGAGATAGAAACGAAGGATCTGGCCATGGCCTTGAAATCGGCCAGCGAAGAGGTCAAGGAAAAAGTGTTCCGGAACATGTCCGAACGCGCCCGCGAAATGATTCTCGAGGAAATCGAATTCATGGGGCCGGTTCGCCTGAAGCAAGTCGAAGAGGCGCAGCAAAAGATCGTGTCCGTGGTGCGTCGTCTTGAGGACGCGGGCGAACTGGTCGTTCAGGGACGCGGCGGCGGATCGGAAGATCAATTGGTGGTGTAGCGGTTGTGCGGCAGGGCCGCATTGGGAGACGGCATGGCGAAAGTGATCAAGGCGCGTGGGCCGGGGCCCCGTTCGCTTGCTTTTTATGAACGCACACCGCTGGAAGAGATTGTGCGGAATCCGCTGGGGCCGGAAGGGCCGTTGACGCCGGAGGCGATCCTTCGGCAGGCACGCGCCGAAGCGGAAGAACTGGCCGCGGAAGCCTATGCGGCCGGCCATCGCCGCGGCGTGGAAGCGGGCAAGGCCGAGTATTTGGAACGGGTTGGGCGTTCGGCGGAGGCGCTGCAATCGGCGGCGGTCGAACTGGTGCGGATGCGGGAAGCCTTTCTCGAATCGCTTGAACCCCAGGTTGTCGAATTGGCCCTGCTCATTGCCGGTCGAATCCTTCAGGCGGAGTTGGCCGATCATCAAGAGGTTGTTCGCCGGAGTATCCGACGGGCGCTTGAACATCTGGTGGATGCGGCCACCGTGACGGTAAGCGTGAATCCGGCGGATCTCGAGGTGATGCGTGCGGAGAAGGTCAATCTGCTGGAATCGTTCGAAGGGCTGCGGCAATTGACGATTCGGGCCGACAACGAAGTAAGCCCCGGCGGTTGCATCGTGGACACGGAGTCGGTTCGGGTAGATGCGAGCATGGAAAGCCAGTTTGCGCGTATTGCCGAGGCGTTGCGCGATCTGGCCCGAACGGCCGGCGTGGAAGACGCGCGTGAAGACCATTGATCTGGGCATCTATGGCCGCCGGGTCCGGGAAGCCGATCCGGTCGGAATCTTGGGGCGTATCGTGGATGTAGTGGGTTTGACCATCGAGGCCACGGCGCCGCCGATGTGCATCGGGGATCGCTGTTATGTGCAATCGCGGGCCGATGCGGCGTTGTTGCCGGTCGAGGTGGTCGGATTTCGCGGCGACCGAGTCGTGCTGATGCCATTGGGTCCGATCCAGGGGATTGGTCCCGGCAGTCTGCTTATACCCACATTTGCCCCGGAAACGATTCCGGCGGGGCTTGGGTTGTTGGGCCGCGTGATTGACGGCATGGGCATGCCGATCGATGACGGTCCGCCCTTGTCCGAATCGGTTCGTGTTCCGCTGATGACGGCCCCCCCCAAGCCGCTCGAACGCAGGCGCATCCTCGAATCCATAGCGACGGGCGTTCGCGCGATTGACGGTTGCATTACCTGCGGCAAGGGCCAGCGTGTCGGAATTCTGTCGGGCAGCGGGATCGGAAAGAGCAAACTCTTGGGGATGATCGCGCGCAATACCAATGCCGACATCAGCGTGATTGCCTTGATAGGCGAGCGCGGACGTGAAGTGCGGGATTTTATTGACGTGGATTTAGGCCCTGAGGGCTTGGCGCGATCCGTGGTGGTCGTCGCCACGTCCGACGAACCCGCCTTGCGGCGTTTGAAAGGCGCCTACTGCGCAACGGCCATCGCGGAATGGTTCCGCGATCAGGGCGCGGATGTCATGTTGCTGATGGATTCGCTGACACGATTCGCCATGGCGCAACGCGAGATAGGGCTTGCATCCGGCGAACCGCCCACGACCAAGGGGTATCCGCCCTCCATGTATGCCCTGTTGCCCAAATTGCTTGAACGTGCGGGCACATCCGCCGAGGGCAGCATTACGGGTCTTTACACGGTTCTTGTGGAAGCGGACGACTTGAACGATCCGGTGGGAGACGCGTCCCGCAGCATTCTCGACGGCCACATTGCGCTGTCGCGTGATCTGGCTTCGCGGGGCCATTACCCGTCCATAGATGTCCTGCAGAGCGTCAGCCGGACGATGATTGATGTGACGCCGCCATCGCATCAGGCGCTGGCCGTGCAGATTCGGCAGGTTCTTGCGACCTATCGCGACGCGGAAGATCTCATCAACATCGGGGCTTACGTGCAGGGCAGCAATCCAGAGATTGATCGGGCGATTCGCCTGATGCCCGGCATCCGGGCCTTTTTGCAGCAGGACCTTTTCGAGAAATCGCCCTATGAGGAAATCGAATCGCGCATGCAACGCGCACTGAACGCGTAAGGAGTGGCGATGGCGGCAAGCCAGATGGACACATTGCTCCGCATTCGGAAGCGCCAGGAAGAGTTGCGCGCGCAGTCGCTTGCCCGCGCGCGGCGCGATGTGGAAGCGGCCCGCCAGGAACGGGATCAACTTTCCGCATGGCGGCTCGAAATTTTTGACGAGGCGGGCATTCGCGCCCGGGCGGTTTTCGATCCGGATGACGTGCGGCTATACTATCGTTTTGAACGACACCTGACGCGGTTGATAGACGACAAGGACGCGCATATCGTGCAACTGGCGGATGTGGCCGAAAAACGCCGCCTGGAATTGGAAGACGCGATGAAGCGTCGTCGAATCATCGAAAAATTGATCGAACGCAAGGATCGGCAGGCGCGTGAACATGCGCGACGCGCCGAACAAAAGGCTGCCGACGAAACCGCCTCGAAATACGCGGCGATGGCGCGGCGGCGCGATATGGCGGCGGTGGCGTACGAAGAGGAGTGGGCCTGACGATGAAGGTCCTGAAACTGCTGGCGGTGTTATTGATCGCCACGATTGCCTTCGCGGGATCGTTGGCGGGCTTGCTGGCATACAGCGGAAATTTGTCCAAAGAAGGTTTCGAGAAGATTCTGCGTCCGAAGTCCCCGCCCAAGACAGCCGCCGAAACACCCCGCGAAAACGGCGATCAAACCAGCGCGCTCGCGCTCGCGCTCAAACAACGCGAAGAGGAACTGGACCGGCGCGAAGCGCGCATCCGCGAGGAGGAAGCGCGGCTTCAAAAGGCCCGCGCCGATCTCGACGCGCTTCGAACGGAAATCCAGGCCGTGCAGACCCAGATTGCCGCGTCCATCAAGACCGTGGATGCCGATCAGAAAAAGCGCATGGAAGACGTGGCGCTTTCCCTAGGGCAAATGAAAGCGGAAAAGGCGGCTGAGACCATGAAAAATTGGCCGATGGAGGACGCAATCGCCATTCTGCGATTTGTCAAAGAAAAGGAACGCGCGAAAATTCTTGACGCCATGCCGCCTGAACAGGCCGGGGCGATCCTCTTGGGACTTCAAAACAAAAAGTTGTGACCGCGCAACAATCGGGTCCGGGGATCTGCTGCCAAAATTCAACGGAAAACGGGGGTGTTTCCTGTCTATTTGACGATTGGATTCCGTCAACGGATTGAAGGTTGAACCGGGAACCCAATTGGTGAACCGGATACTTTTTCCCGCTTTCCTTTCCGGTTCTTGAGAGTACCGTGTACTCGGAGTCGTGAAGGTCTCAAAATGTAACGCCGATTTCCAAATCGGCTTGCTGAAACGTGACATGCCGATTTGGAAATCGGCGCTACAAAGCGGCCATTTTCAATTTCAACACCGGATCTTGTTGCTTGATCCGACATGAAATGGCCCGGGAATGCCAATCTTCGTGGAAATTCTCATCTTTTTGTCTCAAGAACTCGGTACTCTCAAGACCGGTTCCGGTCTGTCGTTTTTCAAACAGGAGGACTCTTTTTATGAACCCATCGGCCGTGGCCGCCGTGTTGCCGCCGCAGGTTGAAGCGCCGGCAGTGCGCATTCAAAAAGCGCCGCCAGACGGTTTCATGCAGGCGCTGTCCGAACAATGCAAAACGCATGAATTACAAGCCGCGGATCCTTTGGGCAGCGCAGCGGACCCGCATGCGCGGGAAACCATGCCGTCTCCCGAGGATTCCCCAACGCCGCCGGAAAATGCCGGAGCCGTTTTGGACGATTCAAACCCAACGGAATGCGCCATGCCCTTGTGTGCCGGTGATTGGGCCGCGCTCTTTGCGTTGTTGGCGCAATGGCCGCCCGAGCCGGCCGCAATTGACGGGGAAACAGGCGCCGTGGAATCCTTGTCCCAACCTTCATGCCTCAGTGCCTTTTCAGGACGCATCATTGCGCCGGATGCTCCCCTTGCCGAGTCTGTTTCGGCGGTGTCGGGTTCGTTCGCACAGGGCGGTTCCGCCGCAAGCGACGCGGGAAAGCCCGTGGATCTTTCCCGTTTTGTACAGGCGCTTCTCAAGGCGTCCGCGGACCCCACGGAACCGGGTTCACCAGTGCCCGCGCTCGCGCTGGACACCCTGGCCGCCGCGTCGAGCACGGCCCGGACGGTTGCCGGCGCTTCCGCAAAGATAACCGTGGAATTGCCCGATACCGAGGCCTTTCCGGTCTCCGCCCAAACCGAGTCCGATACGGATTCGGTGGATGCAGTCGGCTTGCGTGTTTCGCTTTCGCCCCCGGCCGTTTCCAAAGCCCTCCCGGCAACGGAACTACAGTTCGAACCGGTTGCGCTGCAACGCGTTTCACCGGCGATGTTGCAGGAAGTGGCGCTTCGCGGGGTGCGCTATCTGGTTGCGAAAAACGAAAAGACGATTGCGGTGCATCTTGTCCCGCCCTCGCTGGGAGAGTTGCGCATCGAAGTCTGCATGGCCGCCGATGCGCTGCATATAAAGTTCTTTTCGGCGAATCCGGCGGTTCGCGATGCGCTTGAAAACCATTTGCAGGCTTTACGCGATGCGTTCGCGGCAAATAATCTTGATGTGAAGAACATCAGCGTGGCTTCAGGAATGGCCGGCCATGCCTCTTCCCATTCTTTTGCCGGATCGCAATTTGCGGGCTTGGCGGACACCGGTGTTTCGTGGACTCCCGCGGTGGCGGCCCGTTCCGGCGCGACGATTGAACTACGGCCATCCGCGGTGCGCCGCCTTTCACACGATGGCGCGTTGAACATTTTGATATGAAAAAAAGGAGACAAAACAATGAATGCTTTGGTAGGCATACGGCTGGGGATGCAGGAGCCGACGCGTGCGCAACGCATGGAAACCGCGCGCAAGGTGGCCTCGGAATTCGGGGGTGTCCAGCAACAGGCCCGCGCGGTGATCGAAAAGTCGCTTGAGACCGCCAAGGCCGCCGGCAACCAAACGACCGGCAATTCGACGGTTTCGACCGCACGCCGCATGGAAACGGAACTCGGCAAAGAGGCGTTCCTTCAATTGCTGGTGTTTCAGATGCAGAACCAGGATCCCCTGGATCCGACGGACAATGCCGAGATGCTGTCGCAATTGGCGCAGTTTTCGGCGCTGGAACAAATGAACAACCTGAATGATCGCTTCGCGGCATTGAGCGGAGCCGTCGAACAGACCAATTTTCTCGCGGCCAATTCACTGATCGGGCGAACGGTTTCGGGGACGGATGTCAACGGCAACGCGCAGGAAGGCAAGGTCACGCGGGTGCTCATGACCAGCGGGTCGGGCCTTTACGTCATGGTGAACGATGCGGCCATTTCGGTTTCTTCGATACAACGGGTCGAATAAAGGCGTCCTGCAGGGCGCGGAAAAACAAAAAAAAGGAGATTACGAGCATGGGAACGGCAATTTACACGGGTGTCACGGGACTGCTGGCGCATCAACGCCGGATGGATGTCGTGGCCAACAACATATCGAATATCAATACCTACGGCTACCGCGCATCCCGGATGAATTTTCAGGATCTGTTTTCGCAGACACTGCAGGGCGGCGGCGCCCGTACGGGGGATATCCTCGGTACAAATCCGGAGCAGATCGGCCTTGGGGTGGTCGTGGGCAGCATTGACATTGATTTCGGCCAGGGATCGCTGTTTAGCACGGGCGTGGATTCGGATCTGGCCATTCAGGGCAACGGATTTTTCATCATGAGCAATGGGCGCACCCTCCTGTACACCCGTGACGGTTCCTTTGCACGGGATGTAAATGGGATCCTTGTCGATCCGGCGACGGGTTTGCGCGTGCAGGGCTATATGGCCGACGCGACGGGGGTGATTCCCGCCACCGCCACCTTGAGCGACATCACGATCCCCATCGGCAATACCTCCGTCGTTCGCGCCACGGAAAATACCGCGCTGGCGGGCAATCTGGCCGCGGACGCCGACGTGGGCACGCAGGTGTCGCGCACCTTGCGTGTTTACGACTCGCTCGGCGCCGAGCGCCAGATCCAGATTATTTTTACCAAGCGCGCACAGGTCACCGACAGTGGGACCGTGTACAACGCCTGGACTTGGGCCGCGACATTCAACGGAACCGATGTGTCCAATGTGCCCGCGGGCCAGACGGGATGCGTCCTGTTCGACAGCACAGGCGGATTTTATGCGGAGGGGGGCCTTGACGGATCCGGCGTGTTTACCGCCCGTGCAAGCCTGCCGTCCCAGAATCAGGTGTCGGTGCCGGCCAGCGCCTTTTCGGGTTCCGCAACGCCAACGACCCCATTCGAATTCGCCATCAATCTTTCGGGCGTGACGAGTCTTTCAGGAGCGAGCGACCTGACAATGATCTCCCAGGATGGATATGCCCGCGGCGTGTTGGAAAGTTTCAATGTGGCCGGCGATGGCGTGATTTACGGCGTGTTCTCGAATGGGATTTCACAGGTTATCGGCCAGGTGGCGCTTGCGAGTTTCGGCAATCTCGGTGGACTGGCGCGCGCCGGCGACAACTTGTTTGCGGAAACGCCCGCCTCGGGTATAGCGCAAATCGGCGCGCCCGGCACGGGCGGCCTCGGGTCCGTGTCGGGGGGTGTCCTTGAGGGCTCCAACGTGGATCTGGGCACTGAATTCAGCAATATGATTGTGACGCAGCGCGGTTACCAGGCCAATGCGCGAACGGTAACCGCCGCCGACACGCTTCTGCAGGAAGCCGTCAATCTTATCCGTTAGCATGGGGCGGCCTGTTCCATGCGCGCCAGGTGTGTGCCGGTCCTTGACCGGCTGCGCCTGGCGCTTTGTGTTTACAAATGCAAGGCGTCGTTTCGGCGCGTCCCTTCGTTGGAAGCGGCGGCGATGGCGGTGATAGAATCGCCTCGACAAGGAGCGCGGAACGCGGAATATGGATGCCGCCACGATCATCGGACTGGTTTCGGGAATAGGCTTGGTGTGCTTTACGGTGTTGCTGGGCGGCAATCCGGGGGTGTTCTGGAGCGTTCCCGCATTGCTGTTGGTGGTTGGCGGCACATTGGCGGCCACGCTGCTGAATTATCCGCTGCGCGATGTGCTGGCTGTTTTTTCCACGGTTCGGAAGGCGTTTGTCGAAAGGGTCATACCTCCTGAGGAATTGATTGAAAAACTGGTCGAGTATGCGGGCGTGGCGCGCCGGAATGGCGTGCTGGCGCTGGAAGGCCGGACAGAACTGTCGGCGGACCCTTTTTTCGAGCGCGGAATGCAATTGGCGATTGACGGAACACCCCCGGAACTCATCAAGGATATGCTGGCCGTCGAGATAACGTTTATGGAAGACCGGCACTCGCTGGCCCAATCCATCTTGACGGCCATGGGCGCCTATGCGCCGGCCTTCGGGATGATCGGCACGTTGATAGGCCTTGTCCAAATGCTGTCCTCGATGAACGATCCGTCCCGCATCGGATACGGCATGGCGGTGGCGATTCTTACCACGCTGTACGGCGTTCTTCTGGCGAATCTGGTTTTTCTTCCCGCGGCGGGCAAATTGCGGGTGCGGACGGCCAACGAGGCGCTGGACAAGGCGATCATGATCGAGGGGATTCTTTCGATTCAGTCGGGCGACAACCCCCGGATGGTCGAGCAGAAATTGAAATCGTTCGTTGCCCCGTCCGTAAGGCAACGGGTACGCACCGATCGGAGTCTTCCGCGTGCATAGGCGGCGTTTCACAAATCCCGTTCACCCCGCCGCGCCGGGATGGATGGTGACCTATGGCGACTTGATGAGCCTGTTGCTGGTGTTTTTTATCCTGTTGGCCGCGTATTCC
Proteins encoded in this window:
- a CDS encoding flagellar hook-length control protein FliK, yielding MNPSAVAAVLPPQVEAPAVRIQKAPPDGFMQALSEQCKTHELQAADPLGSAADPHARETMPSPEDSPTPPENAGAVLDDSNPTECAMPLCAGDWAALFALLAQWPPEPAAIDGETGAVESLSQPSCLSAFSGRIIAPDAPLAESVSAVSGSFAQGGSAASDAGKPVDLSRFVQALLKASADPTEPGSPVPALALDTLAAASSTARTVAGASAKITVELPDTEAFPVSAQTESDTDSVDAVGLRVSLSPPAVSKALPATELQFEPVALQRVSPAMLQEVALRGVRYLVAKNEKTIAVHLVPPSLGELRIEVCMAADALHIKFFSANPAVRDALENHLQALRDAFAANNLDVKNISVASGMAGHASSHSFAGSQFAGLADTGVSWTPAVAARSGATIELRPSAVRRLSHDGALNILI
- the fliG gene encoding flagellar motor switch protein FliG, with the protein product MRLTLKQRTKTETSGPSGREKAAILLACLGPKAAGKVLSSLNEDEVEQLTLDLSSLGPVEPDVRMQVMEEFYRMAMAKRFVSQGGIDFARNLLENAFGNERALEILTRLQSSLQEVPFEFLKRADPAQICSFIQDEHPQTIALILAHLNPQISSVILSSLPQEIRADVVVRIAAMDRTPPEIVREVERVLERKMASVFSQGFTFAGGVKEVAEILNRIDRNAEKTIMADLEERDPELADEIARLMFTFDDLVYVEDGGIQKALREIETKDLAMALKSASEEVKEKVFRNMSERAREMILEEIEFMGPVRLKQVEEAQQKIVSVVRRLEDAGELVVQGRGGGSEDQLVV
- the fliE gene encoding flagellar hook-basal body complex protein FliE, producing the protein MADPMVQGVTLQPGRVDALQPLPPRTPAPGRPDGSFKNVLMDAITEVQRLQTEADTTIRRLVSGEIKDVTETMVAVERADISFQTLMAVRNKMLAAYEEVMRMQV
- a CDS encoding FliH/SctL family protein; this translates as MAKVIKARGPGPRSLAFYERTPLEEIVRNPLGPEGPLTPEAILRQARAEAEELAAEAYAAGHRRGVEAGKAEYLERVGRSAEALQSAAVELVRMREAFLESLEPQVVELALLIAGRILQAELADHQEVVRRSIRRALEHLVDAATVTVSVNPADLEVMRAEKVNLLESFEGLRQLTIRADNEVSPGGCIVDTESVRVDASMESQFARIAEALRDLARTAGVEDAREDH
- a CDS encoding FliI/YscN family ATPase, which translates into the protein MKTIDLGIYGRRVREADPVGILGRIVDVVGLTIEATAPPMCIGDRCYVQSRADAALLPVEVVGFRGDRVVLMPLGPIQGIGPGSLLIPTFAPETIPAGLGLLGRVIDGMGMPIDDGPPLSESVRVPLMTAPPKPLERRRILESIATGVRAIDGCITCGKGQRVGILSGSGIGKSKLLGMIARNTNADISVIALIGERGREVRDFIDVDLGPEGLARSVVVVATSDEPALRRLKGAYCATAIAEWFRDQGADVMLLMDSLTRFAMAQREIGLASGEPPTTKGYPPSMYALLPKLLERAGTSAEGSITGLYTVLVEADDLNDPVGDASRSILDGHIALSRDLASRGHYPSIDVLQSVSRTMIDVTPPSHQALAVQIRQVLATYRDAEDLINIGAYVQGSNPEIDRAIRLMPGIRAFLQQDLFEKSPYEEIESRMQRALNA
- the fliJ gene encoding flagellar export protein FliJ, translated to MAASQMDTLLRIRKRQEELRAQSLARARRDVEAARQERDQLSAWRLEIFDEAGIRARAVFDPDDVRLYYRFERHLTRLIDDKDAHIVQLADVAEKRRLELEDAMKRRRIIEKLIERKDRQAREHARRAEQKAADETASKYAAMARRRDMAAVAYEEEWA
- a CDS encoding flagellar hook capping FlgD N-terminal domain-containing protein — encoded protein: MNALVGIRLGMQEPTRAQRMETARKVASEFGGVQQQARAVIEKSLETAKAAGNQTTGNSTVSTARRMETELGKEAFLQLLVFQMQNQDPLDPTDNAEMLSQLAQFSALEQMNNLNDRFAALSGAVEQTNFLAANSLIGRTVSGTDVNGNAQEGKVTRVLMTSGSGLYVMVNDAAISVSSIQRVE
- the flgB gene encoding flagellar basal body rod protein FlgB, producing MAFEGVDTLRLLVTGMKVARENHRIIANNISNVDTPGFNPTQLDFQTTLRNMLDGEGRVSLRKTQPRHIERSAFRPDFERLAFFSKNDYNKVDLEEEMANLDMNTGRYTIYGSLVVKQFEMAKNLLTTLR
- the fliF gene encoding flagellar basal-body MS-ring/collar protein FliF codes for the protein MDFLRQLISGLVQMWQRLNASARINIVLALLATIALIGIMVATSGRAVYVRLYDGINPDELPKIADALSAERISYRLADNDQTILVPQNDRSRARMALSGKGLPAVQGRVPGFELFKEQDIMSNRWMQDVKYMRAVQGELQRQLDEFDFVNKSFVFIREAKDELFTTQQRPSKAAVTLDVRRKPNRAEIKAILHTISSFGGANLGLDNITLVTTDGTPLHLPPTSQFASIANSKLEYIAELEKQREERVLRDFERLGVQALVKVSAVVDFDQQTETVTLAEEGTPISTYTTSTTTSNRESLAQGAPGAIANLPEGSATPGGNENKEETTEQIQNFQPSTTETKTVREPGKVKQYIVSALIEGDVKKSTDASGVETTEYIGLSPERKKIYEDYIRAAVGEGETPTEITVNDQPFNVARLTDATGAFQAIESAKNMDRMLQYGTDAGKVLLVIAGFLLVRRFLRRAIVTPVEEAASEVPIEEPIRLDIGPSAEDRRREEIASEVSRLSETEPDSVAAVIRSWLAQED
- the flgC gene encoding flagellar basal body rod protein FlgC, encoding MSGLKAQRARMNVIANNIANAESTRTAKGGAFRRQLAVFRGGEWAPGAKASELGVRVTRVAADPSPLRMVYDPGHPDANTDGYVAYPNVSIAVEMADLVSAQRAYDANISVILSDKRMTQKALEIIQV